Proteins found in one Planococcus citri chromosome 2, ihPlaCitr1.1, whole genome shotgun sequence genomic segment:
- the LOC135836891 gene encoding heat shock 70 kDa protein cognate 5-like: MLRRYGYMLISTRQHLLIPLRHLRQKSKPMDSNDTTEKAVFGVDIGGTCTRVALMRPKKNDKNDFKLTVVKKIPSVVSFLKDGKCLVGWAAEKRTVASPSNTFYATKRLIGRRYDDSLVQDIMNHVGYKIIEHSDEHACVVSSNGNRVLTTAQIEALILLKLKEFCERKLKTIPLENIVLTVPPYFNDNQTQVIKEAASMAGLNVLAVINTPIAAVLSYCTASESLKGSKTVVVYDFGGSSFYVTVLKINNEDSKFEVMSTVGDLFLGGEDLDDKLADYLVTELKRKTGVDSTLCTTSMQYLKLSAKNAKLDLSYRTEVDVNFLGSYMDSTTQTSHFKRITIKVTRDKFEELVAELIAKTRSLCQKALKDAKISVSDIDEVLAVGGTSRIPKVQATVEEFFGKAPAKSERMDINRTNAVVAGAAFRGHVLTSEISNEQQPAPAPSISIPKLVKEDDDFNFAISDDHTSWEAFTNNIKESEYFDMYTMEHADGIVYASCRPTPGLSPDDEDIFYITAYEMVMDAIREKGCDELPQEIEDKINLLKKKKEEFVEKELARRMLPDPDMTKSLLKWKRKMCPKYRY, from the exons atgTTACGCCGATACGGGTACATGTTGATTAGTACACGTCAACATCTTCTAATTCCTCTCCGCCACCTGAGGCAAAAAAGTAAGCCTATGGATTCTAATGACACAACGGAAAAG GCAGTATTTGGCGTAGATATAGGTGGCACTTGTACTCGTGTTGCGCTAATGagacctaaaaaaaatgataaaaacgattttaaacTGACTGTAGTCAAGAAAATTCCATCGGTTGTTTCATTTCTAAAAG atggtaAATGTCTGGTTGGTTGGGCTGCTGAAAAAAGAACAGTTGCAAGTCCTTCGAATACATTCTACGCGACCAAACGATTGATAGGCAGACGCTACGACGATTCTCTAGTTCAAGATATAAT GAATCACGTCGGttataaaatcattgaacaCTCCGACGAGCATGCCTGCGTAGTCAGCAGCAACGGAAACCGAGTATTGACTACAGCGCAAATAGAAGCTCTAATTTTACTAAAACTAAAAGAATTTTGCGaaaggaaattgaaaactattcCTTTGGAAAATATCGTGCTCACTGTTCCTCCATATTTCAACGATAATCAAACACAAGTTATCAAAGAAGCAGCCTCAATGGCTGGATTGAATGTGCTGGCTGTAATAAACACTCCTATTGCTGCCGTCCTTTCTTACTGTACAGCTTCCGAAAGTTTGAAGGGTAGTAAAAC TGTGGTTGTTTACGATTTTGGTGGCAGTAGCTTTTACGTAaccgttttaaaaatcaataacgAAGATAGCAAATTTGAAGTGATGTCGACGGTGGGAGATCTATTTCTAGGAGGCGAAGATCTTGATGACAAGTTAGCCGATTATTTGGTCACCGAATTGAAACGTAAA ACTGGTGTCGATTCTACGTTATGTACGACCTCCATGCAGTATCTCAAATTATCAGCCAAAAACGCTAAACTGGATTTATCCTATCGTACCGAAGTCGACGTGAATTTTTTGGGTTCATATATGGATTCAACCACACAAACTTCGCATTTTAAACGTATAACCATAAAG gtgACCAGAGATAAATTCGAAGAATTGGTCGCAGAATTGATTGCCAAAACACGTAGTCTGTGCCAAAAAGCGTTAAAAGACGCCAAAATATCCGTATCAGATATCGATGAAGTTTTAGCAGTCGGTGGTACAAGCAGGATACCAAAG gTACAAGCCactgttgaagaattttttggtaaagcGCCCGCTAAAAGTGAAAGAATGGACATCAATCGTACCAACGCCGTTGTAGCCGGTGCAGCCTTTCGAGGCCACGTTTTAACATCAGAAATTTCCAACGAACAACAACCTGCACCTGCTCCGTCAATCAGTATTCCAAAACTTGTGAAGGAGGatgatgatttcaattttgcaatatcGGATGATCATACCAGTTGGGAAGCGTTTACGAACAATATAAAAGAATCGGAGTATTTTGACATGTATACGATGGAACACGCGGATGGAATTGTTTATGCATCGTGTAGGCCCACTCCAGGACTGTCTCCTGATGATGaagatattttttatattacagCTTACGAGATGGTGATGGATGCAATAAGAGAAAAGGGAT
- the LOC135836893 gene encoding heat shock 70 kDa protein cognate 5-like, whose product MASTSTTSNSSPQPEKVDSDDTPKKVVFGIDIGGTRTRIALMRLDENDKDDFGVKVVKEIPSVVSFLKDGKCLVGWAAEKRTVASPLNTFYATKRLIGRCYDDSLVQDTMNHVGYKIYEHSDGNACLVSNNGNRVLTTAQIEALILLKLKEFCEKEVNINIPLENIVLTVPPYFNDNQTQVIKEAASIAGMNVLAVINTPIAAFLSYGPTFESLTGSKTVVVYDFGGSSFYVTVLKINKEDTKFEVMSTVGDLFLGGEVFDDKLTDYLVTELKRETGIDATLCTTTMQYLKLSARNAKMDLSYYTKVDVNFWGMHLNSSTQTSQIKRITIKVTRDKFEELVAESIDKTRSLCQKALEDAKISVSDIDEVLAVGGTSRIPKVQATVEEIFGKAPTGSGGLVIDRANAVVAGAAFRGIIASEISDEQQPAPAAPSISIPKLVNEDDVFDFKLSDDVSTDRQSILKNLIESHYLDIYTAEHADAVVYKKCKPAPGHPPDDEDVHYIRVYEMLMDKRRESGCDELPQEIEDTINSIKQKKDEFVERELVRMLPSPGVTKSLFEYKLSLIDD is encoded by the exons ATGGCGTCAACATCAACAACCTCTAATTCCTCTCCGCAACCAGAAAAGGTGGATTCTGATGACACGCCGAAAAAG GTAGTATTTGGCATAGATATAGGTggcactcgtactcgtattgcGCTGATGCGACTTGACGAAAATGATAAGGACGATTTCGGAGTGAAAGTCGTCAAAGAAATTCCATCGGTTGTTTCATTTCTGAAAG atggtAAATGTCTGGTTGGTTGGGCTGCTGAAAAAAGAACAGTTGCAAGTCCTTTGAATACGTTCTATGCGACCAAACGATTGATAGGCAGATGCTACGACGATTCTCTAGTTCAAGATACAAT GAATCACGTCGGTTATAAAATCTATGAACACTCCGACGGAAATGCCTGCTTAGTCAGCAACAACGGAAACCGAGTATTGACTACAGCGCAAATAGAAGCtctaattttattaaaactaaAAGAATTTTGCGAAAAGGAAGTGAATATTAATATTCCTCTGGAAAATATCGTGCTCACTGTTCCTCCATATTTCAACGATAATCAAACACAAGTTATCAAAGAAGCCGCCTCAATCGCTGGAATGAATGTGTTGGCTGTAATAAATACTCCTATTGCTGCCTTTCTGTCTTATGGGCCgacttttgaaagtttgacgGGTAGTAAAAC TGTGGTTGTTTACGATTTTGGAGGCAGTAGCTTTTACGTAaccgttttaaaaatcaataaagaaGATACCAAATTTGAAGTGATGTCGACGGTGGGAGATCTATTTCTGGGAGGCGAAGTTTTTGATGACAAGTTAACCGATTATTTGGTCACCGAATTGAAACGTGAA actGGTATCGATGCTACGCTATGTACGACTACTATGCAGTATCTCAAATTGTCAGCCAGAAACGCTAAAATGGATTTATCCTATTATACCAAAGTCGACGTGAATTTTTGGGGTATGCATTTGAATTCGTCCACTCAAACATCGCAGATTAAACGTATAACCATAAAG gtgacCAGAGATAAATTCGAAGAATTGGTCGCAGAATCTATCGACAAAACCCGTAGTCTGTGCCAAAAAGCGTTAGAAGACGCCAAAATATCCGTATCAGATATCGATGAAGTTTTAGCAGTCGGTGGTACAAGCAGGATACCAAAG gTACAAGCCAccgttgaagaaatttttggtaaagcgCCCACTGGAAGTGGGGGTTTGGTCATCGATCGTGCTAACGCCGTTGTAGCCGGAGCAGCCTTTCGAGGCATTATAGCATCAGAAATTTCCGACGAACAACAACCTGCACCTGCTGCTCCGTCAATCAGTATTCCAAAACTTGTGAACGAGGATGATGTATTCGATTTTAAACTATCGGATGATGTTAGTACAGATCGGCAAtcgattctaaaaaatttgatagaatcGCACTATTTGGACATATATACGGCGGAACACGCGGAtgcggttgtttataaaaagtGTAAGCCCGCTCCAGGACACCCTCCTGATGATGAAGATGTTCATTACATTAGAGTCTACGAGATGTTGATGGATAAAAGAAGAGAATCTGGATGCGACGAATTACCCCAAGAAATAGAAGATACAATTAATTcgataaaacagaaaaaagatgaattcgTGGAAAGAGAACTAGTTCGTATGTTACCATCACCAGGCGTGACTAAATCGCTTTTCGAATATAAACTGTCCCTAATAGATGATTGA
- the LOC135836885 gene encoding heat shock 70 kDa protein cognate 5-like: MEHVDEYPSTSSNSSPPPEPKNMDSNDTPKKVVFGIDLGGTYARVALIQPKENNKDGFVVTFIKDIPSVVSFQKDSDGKCLIGLDAEKRAVGSPLNTFYATKRLIGRSALDDPIVQVARDHVGYTIVTHPYGDACVISLNGSWILTTAQIEALILLKLQEFCERELSNTPMENIMLTVPPYFNDKQKQVIKEAASIAGLNVVGVINTPVAAVLAYSTTHETLHGSKTVAVYDFGGTSFCITILKISEDATDPEVISTMEDLFLGGEYFDEKLVNYLVTELKSKTGIDAKQCKTTMQYFKLAAKKAKIDLSYCTGVDVNVFDNNLHSLGLLPSKHDRVTIKVTRNKFEELVAELISKTIGLCQKALEDAKISVSEIDEVIAIGGICKIPKVQATVEEFFGKVPIGVESMEIDRANAVVAGAAFRGHILASEISKDQQLPAPSIYLPEFVKEGEVYDFVISDDLDLDQDADLNSSSESYVLDIAECSIVCKTCNLTSGNPPR; encoded by the exons ATGGAACATGTTGATGAGTACCCGTCAACATCCTCTAATTCTTCTCCTCCGCCTGAGCCAAAAAATATGGATTCTAATGACACGCCGAAAAAG GTAGTTTTTGGCATAGACTTGGGTGGCACTTATGCTCGTGTTGCGCTGATCCAACCcaaagaaaataataaagaCGGTTTCGTAGTAACATTCATCAAAGATATCCCATCAGTTGTTTCATTTCAGAAAG attcagaTGGTAAATGTTTGATTGGTTTGGATGCTGAAAAAAGAGCAGTGGGGAGTCCATTGAATACATTCTACGCGACGAAACGTTTGATAGGCAGAAGCGCATTAGATGATCCTATAGTTCAAGTAGCAAG GGATCATGTTGGTTATACAATCGTTACACACCCCTACGGAGATGCCTGCGTGATCAGCTTGAACGGAAGTTGGATTTTGACTACAGCGCAAATAGAAGCTTTAATATTATTAAAACTACAAGAATTTTGCGAAAGGGAATTGAGTAATACTCCTATGGAAAATATTATGCTCACTGTACCACCATATTTCAACGATAAGCAAAAACAAGTTATCAAAGAAGCAGCCTCAATTGCTGGATTAAATGTCGTGGGTGTAATAAATACTCCTGTTGCTGCCGTCCTTGCTTACTCTACAACCCATGAAACTTTGCATGGTAGTAAAAC tgtTGCTGTTTACGATTTTGGAGGCACTAGCTTTTGTataaccattttgaaaattagtgaagATGCTACTGATCCTGAAGTGATATCAACGATGGAAGATCTATTTTTAGGTGGcgaatatttcgatgaaaagtTAGTCAATTATTTGGTCACCGAATTGAAATCTAAA aCAGGAATCGATGCTAAGCAATGTAAGACCACCATGCAGTACTTCAAATTGGCAGCCAAAAAGGCTAAAATAGATTTATCCTATTGCACTGGAGTCGATGTGAATGTTTTCGATAATAATTTGCATTCGCTTGGTCTATTACCTTCAAAACATGACCGTGTAACCATAAAG gtgACCAGAAATAAATTCGAAGAATTGGTCGCAGAATTGATCAGCAAAACAATTGGTCTGTGCCAAAAAGCGTTAGAAGACGCCAAAATATCCGTATCAGAAATCGACGAAGTTATAGCAATCGGTGGTATCTGCAAAATACCAAAG GTACAAGCCactgttgaagaattttttggaaaagtgccCATTGGCGTTgaaagtatggaaatagatcgTGCCAACGCCGTTGTAGCCGGGGCAGCCTTTCGAGGTCACATTTTAGCAtcagaaatttccaaagatCAACAACTACCTGCTCCTTCAATCTATCTTCCAGAATTTGTGAAGGAGGGTGAAGTATACGATTTTGTAATATCAGATGATCTTGATCTTGATCAGGATGCGGATCTAAACAGTTCATCGGAATCGTACGTTTTAGACATAGCGGAGTGTTCAATTGTCTGTAAAACGTGTAATCTCACTTCAGGAAACCCTCCTAGatga
- the LOC135836886 gene encoding heat shock protein hsp-6-like: MASTSANSPSLSKSKNMDSDATPEKILLGIDIGGTYSRVAVIKFKENTENKKADSFEVTYIKEIPSVVSFLENGKCLVGAEAEKRIFRRPLNTFHATKRLIGRRFDEDEVKNSKKCVGYVISKNADDGRAYLFTDQGNWALTIAQFEALILLKLKEFCEKELKITIRDIALTIPPYFVSSYQTQVVFQAASIAGLHVSRVFYSPKAAIIGFGVDHDTLKGVKNVIIYDFGGTSFNATVVVFEEGDYHEGTIMSTVQNHFLGGQNLDEKLMDHFVTELQHKLGITNCTLSKSAIHQLRMLAKNTKEHLSTCMEVDVIVSGIFIENWVSQDEHVHHPKPKSTSRNATFIESLTIQVTRNKFEELVTDLIESTIILCFEALNKAKIRISKDVKVEFLAVGGTSRIPKVQATIEKYFEKKPFEITSTKYDYSSINVIGAALSASMPRYKSPKQLCTSAIRVPEFVREGEVYRSRIVDDDKARTSDATVTSPSRTPILDISVTEDLTGSIICKTCR; the protein is encoded by the exons ATGGCTTCAACATCCGCGAATTCGCCAAGTCTttctaaatcgaaaaatatggaTTCCGATGCCACGCCGGAAAAG ATCTTGTTAGGCATAGATATCGGCGGAACGTATTCTCGAGTAGCGGTGattaaatttaaagaaaatacgGAAAATAAAAAAGCTGATAGTTTCGAGGTTACTTATATAAAAGAAATCCCCTCAGTGGTTTCCTTTCTAGAAA atggtaAATGTCTCGTGGGTGCAGAGGCTGAAAAGCGAATTTTTAGGAGGCCACTAAATACGTTTCACGCAACCAAACGATTAATTGGCAGGCGGTTCGATGAAGATGAAGTTAAAAATTCCAA GAAATGTGTTGGCTACGTGATCTCCAAAAACGCCGACGACGGTCGCGCCTACTTATTTACCGATCAAGGAAATTGGGCTCTAACGATAGCGCAATTCGAAGCtctaattttattaaaactgaAAGAATTTTGCGAAAAGGAACTTAAGATTACAATTCGCGACATTGCGCTGACTATACCGCCGTATTTTGTCAGCTCTTATCAAACCCAAGTTGTATTTCAAGCCGCCTCGATAGCAGGATTACATGTCTCGAGAGTATTTTATTCTCCGAAAGCTGCGATCATTGGTTTTGGCGTAGATCACGACACTTTGAAGGGCGTTAAAAA CGTTATTATTTACGATTTTGGCGGCACGAGCTTTAACGCTACCGTTGTAGTATTCGAAGAAGGAGATTACCACGAAGGCACAATTATGTCAACGGTACAGAACCATTTCTTAGGAGGCCagaatttagatgaaaaattaatggatCACTTCGTCACCGAATTGCAACATAAA CTAGGAATAACCAACTGTACGCTGTCTAAATCGGCCATTCATCAATTAAGAATGCTAGCCAAGAATACAAAGGAACATCTTTCGACCTGCATGGAAGTCGACGTCATCGTTTCCGGGATATTTATTGAGAATTGGGTGTCGCAAGATGAGCATGTACATCATCCGAAACCGAAAAGTACTAGCCGTAATGCAACATTCATTGAAAGTTTAACCATACAG GTGACCAGAAATAAATTCGAAGAATTGGTAACCGACTTGATCGAAAGCACAATCATTTTGTGTTTCGAAGCGTTGAATAAAGCAAAAATAAGAATATCCAAAGACGTAAAGGTTGAATTTTTAGCAGTCGGTGGTACAAGCAGGATACCAAAG GTACAAGCCACCATTGAGAAATACTTCGAAAAGAAGCCTTTCGAAATCACCAGCACGAAATACGATTACAGTAGTATAAATGTCATCGGGGCCGCTCTTTCTGCCAGTATGCCACGCTATAAGTCGCCAAAGCAACTATGCACTTCTGCCATCCGAGTTCCCGAATTTGTGAGGGAGGGTGAAGTATACCGGTCGAGAATAGTGGATGATGATAAAGCCAGAACTTCAGATGCTACGGTAACCAGCCCTTCGAGAACGCCTATTTTAGATATTAGCGTTACGGAGGACCTCACTGGGTCAATAATATGTAAAACGTGTAGATAA